TTGCTCCCCCTTGAGACCCTCCTCAGAGTACAGTCTGATCTCTGGGGTAACGTAGTCCtgtgggagaggggtgggaaaatgaaatgtaaaacaacACTGCTCAGATACTACCTCCTGCCCACACCTGCTTTCCCAAGTCTGTCCAGTCAGGCCTCCAGGAGAGCTTCTGGGAAACCTTTGTGGCCGTCTCCCCAGAAGCCAGGAGAATGACTGGGTGTTCTCTCAAGGTCAGCCAGACAAACCGAGACAAAAGTCCTTGCTGGGCCCGCGCTGGACCTTCGGGATCTGAGACCAGAGTTCCCAGCCAATGCCATGACTTTCTCCTTGCCTCAGTGGCAGCCTGAGGTCCAGCCTGGTGGAGGGATGGGTGGGATGGACAGCTGCTTCCTGAAGTCTAACTTTGACCTTTCCTTTCTGTACCATTCCTGCCCCTATCCAGGCTGGTTCCACCTGCACCTCACCCCAGGAAGCAGCAGGTCCTCTACATTCTGGGTGTTTCTTCCTCACTAGGACCATTTTCATTCACTCCCTTCTTCATCAGTCAGGTGTTTATGAAGCGTCTACTGAATGTAAGGCATGCTAAGGGCATATCCCCTCCCACCTCTGTCCTCCCGTGGGAGTTATTACTGCATTCACAGActaggaaagtgaggctcagtgAAGTTAAATGGCCTGCCTGAGGGCACACAGTCTGTAAGTAGCAGGGCCCAGAACAGAGCAGTTTGGTTTTCTGTTCACTGTTGCAAACCAGCACCTCCCATGTGCCTGGAACACACTAGGTGCCCAATCAATGCTGAATGAATCAAATGAATCCAGGTctgcctgacttcaaagcccttgtttttctcttgaatCTCGTAACCTCCCACATGAAGATGAATTTATTGCAAGAAGCTCATAATAAATTGCCCATTAAACATTTGTGTGTTTCTGGAGAGGCTTTGAAAACTGTCCCCTCCTTTACATGGCTGAGCCACTGCCCTAATTAACACTCATCATCTTTCAAACTCTCTTACCAGGAGGATTGCAACCGCTCGGGACTTGGAGTTATccctcctttctttaaaaataaaataaaatgtctgacaggccctgctttctcttctgtttctccttaGTGGCCAAGATGGTTTTGTCAAGCTTAATTTCGGTAGTTTGTAAATGGCTGTTAGGAAAACAATGCTGTTTTTCCCCTACTTTACAGATATGAAACTATAATATTGACTATGCCTTTTCAAATTACATATCCCTCCCTCAAATTCAGAGGTGACTCTCAGCTGGAAATCACAGCCCTTCCTGgttttcctgcctctccccatcAGTCTTTTCTCCTCCTGGCAGCCAGAGGGGTGTTTATAAATCCCTAATCTGATTTGCAGCTTTCCTGCTGCCACCCCCATCCTGATACCCTAGCTTGACCCTGAGTCCTGCAGGGCAAAGAGCGGGTCTCCCCCATCTCACACCCCATTGCCTGGTGTGCTGGCTGGCTCACAGCAGACATTAAACAAGCTTCCTTGAgctaatgaatgaacaaatgccaGGGGTACCTTGGGTCTGACTGTGGGCCTAAGCACCTGGGCCCTGGGGGTTGGCAAGAACCCATATCTACCCCCAACTGTTTCTGCTGTTCTAACTGAATCTCTCTCCAATGCCAGCTCAAACTTCCCCAGGCTGCTTTCCCGAGCTGGGGCTTAGCCTCTGCCTGGCTCCTgccaccccaccctcctccctaAGCCAGGCTGAGCACTCCCTAGAACACTGTTGGCCCCAAGGTCAGGAATCTATAGGTTAGTTCATAATAAACGCCTTTTCGCCCTATACTCCGTATGATCTCTCCCAGAGATTCCAACTCTAGGAGCCTGAGGCTGTCTCCCTTCTCAGGGCCCGGGGCCCAGGGTATACAGGGCAACatccgcccccgcccccaccccggcccaCTCACCTGGACAACCCTCCTCAGGGAGCCGATGCCCTGGGTACTCCACCCTGGCTCTGAGGCTCCGAGTTCCACATCTCCTTCAGGCAGGACCAGCTTCCGGCCCCGGAACTCTGGTTCTCCGTACATCACCCAGCTGTGGGCACAGAAACCCTGGGTCACTGGGTGGAAGAGGATATACCCACAAGGCCGGGTCTCTGGGAAACAGAGGATTTCTGCCAGGTTGGCCTGGGCACTTCTCACTGCCCTCACTGCCCCAGGTTCACAGGCAgcaccccccagccccaccccctgccaccGTGCCGGGCACTCCGAACTCACCAGCCTCGCACCACCCTGATGGAGGCCACGTGGGCCCAGCCGGAAGCATCAGCAATGTCGTCCCAAACCTCCCTGCTACTGCCCTGGCAGCCGGGCTCTGAGAAGAGGATTATCTGGAGAAGGCACAGAGGGGGTCCTTAGGCTGTATCCCCAGGCCCCCGCCTCCTGCTGCACACTTGCCCCCACACACTCGCCCCCACTTCCCTACCTTTCCAGGCCTGGTGTTCAGCTTGCCCTGGGTCTTCAATGCTGGGCTCTGTAAGTGAAGGGGTAATAAGTCTTGTGGGGTCATCTCCTTACTGCCTCCTACAACCTGCCATTTCTGTCATCCCACATCCTCCCTATTGGCTTCTATGCCCACAGAGGATGCCATACTTGTCCCCAACCCCCAGGGGCTTCATCACCCTGTCCCAGGAGCTTCCAAGAGATGGCAGCTTCCAAGAGATGGGAGCCACTATGCCCTTTGGAATCCACAGAGCAAACCCTTGCTGTTCAGGCAGAGagaatgaggcccagagaagtggcTGGCACAGGGTCCCCCTGAGCCAGACCTCAGGCCCAAGCCTTTGGCCTCTGGAGATTCTCCCTGCCAGTACCATGGTCCTCACACCACCTAAACCCTGGTAAGGCCAGGCACCCTCCCTTGTCCACCCAAGGCTTCACTCACCCAGCCCTCAAGGGGCCCTGCACATGCGGGCTTCTCTGGCAGCGGCCTTtcactgcagagcagaggaaGTTGTCCTGGCACCTTCCTGACCCCTGGTGCCCCATGGGGTGGCAGAGCGGATAGTTTTGTGCCCAGTGGTTCCAGACCCCCAAAGAGAAGGCTGCCTCCAAGACGGGAAGTAGGCCTGTTGCTTGGCTGCCACTCTGGCCCTGGCTCTGCATGGGAGCCCTTGGCCTCCGTGACATGTTTCTTCATCATCTCCATAGGAGAGCAAGTGGCCTGGGGGGGCCTGGCTGGGCGGGAGTcccaggaggggctgggactGGCTTTCTCCTGCCTGCGCTGGAGCTTCTCATCTTCACTTAGGTAGGGGTTTTCTGGCggctcctcctccacttcctcctcctccttttcttccagtGCAGGAACCTCCTGGGGACTGGGTCCGAGCACCCATGGTCCAGGCTGGTCCTCCTCAATGGGGGGCAGCGTGGCGTACACGGTCAGGTAGGAGGATCGGGGGGCTCGTGGCAGGCGGTGAGTGCGGAGGATCTCAGGGGTCTCCATGCTCCGCAGGGTATCCAGGAAAATCTCCAGGTCGGCTGCCAGggccatctcctcctcctcctccctcaatgGTTCTGGAAGCACCTTGCCCTTGGTGGAGTCGGGGACAAGCTGGGACTCCAGGCTGGGCTCTGTTCCCATCGGCACTGGGGCAGGGGGGCCTCCTGGGCTGGGAGGCACCGGGCTCACTGAGGAGGAGAGAACAGGGAGAACAGCCGGGTCCTGTACAACCACTTTCTGTGTGGAAAATGGAATAGCAGAAGCACCAGGGCCCTGGAGAACCTCTTTTTGTGTGGGAGATGAGAAGGGGCTCTCATCAAAATCCTGGAAAACCTTATCattctttgggggtggggtagcAGGAGCAGTCAGGCCTTGAACAGACTCTTCCTTGGTAAGGGAAGGGGCAAGGCTGCCTTCAATGGCCTGGACAGCCTCTTTTGGAGTGTCAGGTCTTCCTTCTGGGCTCTGGACACCCTTGGTTGTTTTGGGGGATGAGGCAGCAGGATCACTGGGACCCTGCACACCCTCTTTCTGGGTGAGGGACGGGTCAGCAGGAATACCAAGGGCCTGTACTATCTCTTTCTGGGTAAGGGAGAAGGTAGGGACATTTTCAGAGTCCTGAACAACCTTATTCTTTGGGGAAGATGGAGTAGGAAGGTTTCCTGGGCTGGGGTCAGCCTTCCTTCTTGCAGAGGATGGAGCAAGAGGTAGTTCAGGGACTGTAACAACCTCACTCCTTACCATGGGCATGATGGTGGCAGCAGGGGGATCTGTGAGCCCTTCCCTTTCTACAGAGGGCAGGGCCTTGGATGCCCTGAGATCAAGAGTGAGCTGGGTCCTGGAGTGAGTGGGCACCATAGGCTGCTCAGGGGGTTGGACTAGGCCCAGAGAGGTGGTGTGGGTCTGGAGAGGGAActgggtggggctggaggctTCCTGCACCCTTGGGACCTCATGGGCCCTGGCATCCCAGGCTCGGCCGTGGTCTTGGTCTGCATGGGCTGCAGAGACATCGTGGTTCTCAGGTGGGTGAGCACCTTCTGGGATGCCTGCAGGGGCCAGGGCAGATCTGTCTTCTGGCTCTGTTGTCCCCATCTCAGACAGCTGTcccagggctgtgccccctgtCCTGTCCAGACCTGGACTCCTTGGCACTGCAGCCATGGGCCTGGGAAGCTGGTTGGCAGGTGGGTTTCGCTCAGCAGGTATAAGGCTGCTTAGCAGCTCTAGGGCCTGACTTCGGCTGGGTGAGCCCTCAACCTTGGGGCCCACCAACACTGTCCGGACCGTGCGCACAGTACTGCGGCCCCTTGGCAGGGCTTCCCCAGGGAGCACTggccccaaggtcacagagctgctCACTCGTCGGTTCACGTGCCCGCCCATCACCACAGTGGTCCGCACAGAGCGTGTCACCCGCCGTTCCTCAAAGCTCACCCCTGGGTGGGGGCTCGGCTCCCGGGGCCCAGGCAGCGGCACCAAAAACTCAGTCCTGGCTGTGGCTCCCAGGCTTGGGGGCTCAGTTCTGGGGTCTTGGGGGCTGCCATCAACCTGGTCCACAGCCTCTTTCAGCCTCCTCACCAGCCTTTTCTCCTTGGATGGTAGTGTGTACTTCTTGGAAAAGATGGGCCCATGGCTCTGGAAGCTGTTGGAGTCAGCCCCATCCTGGGGACCTTGGTGATTCATAGTCTCTTCTTCCCGTGCAGCAAAGCCATTGACTTCCTCTCCATGGTGGCGGTACCCAAATATCTCCTCCTGGGGAGCTTCCATCGGGGTCTCTGACACCAGGGATACCTTGTGAAAATGGTGTCTGATCTCTTCCTGGGCAGGGGGCCGCTGCCGCCATGTCAGTCTGGCACTCACCACTCGGGCCTCAGCCCTAGCTGGGGGCCCGCCTGCCTCCTCCATGTGGGGCTCCAGCAACCTATCCTGAAGTGTCCTTGGCTCACTGCGGCCCAGCTCCCTGTAGATGGTTCCAGAAAGAAGAGAGTCagcattgggggtggggagggtggctCCATAGTGCAGAATAACCACCCTTTCCAAGGTCAGGGTGGGTAACCTCAAGCAAGTCATTTGACCTTTTGAgcccgtttcttcatctgtaaaatgggcatgatactCTCAGctctcccacccctttccccacTTTCAGGTGATCCCCTACGCCAGCCAGGGTCCTTCCAGGCATGAAACTGAGGCCTGAGCctggaaaaagagggagggaagagagcagAAAGGTATACGGTCTGACCCACTGGTCTATGGATGAGGCTGGGACTCTGCCCAAGGAGCCCCAAAACTAGAAAAGCAGAAAGCTAGGCAACTGTTCTGACCCTGTTCCTGCCATTATaaaatgggaagggaagggaagacgGGCTTTGGCCTCCAGCAAAGCTGGGTTCCCCTTGGccctgtcacttactagctgggtgaccttgggcagggcACTTCTCCCCTTCACGTTTTCGGGTTCCCAGCTACAAAACTGTAATAATAAGAGTATATGCTTCATAGTGTTATTGTCAGCATccaataagagacaaagaacaaaaactcgCCTTATGAACTAAAATGCTCGTTCATAAACTTCACGCTGTCCACCTTGGAGAAGTGACCAAACACTAGCAGGTGTGCTCAGGGGAGCAGGTGGTGTGACTGAGCCTAGGTGCACGTCTGGGTACATCTACGGGTCTGAATGAAGCCCCTTAGGACCCAGCACTTTGGACATGAATGCACTCTCCCTCAATTTTCTCCTCGATGGTTACGTCCCCCATgtacaggtgaagaaaccaagGGTCAGAGAAGAGGAGTGGCTGGCCCAAGGTGATCCATCTGCCAAGTTGCCAAGCTGGGGTTTGAATGCGTATCTGAATCCATGTCCAGACATCTTTCCTCTTGTCCCCGAGGCTGAGATTCTGAGCACATCCAGCTATTCCTGTGGTCCTTGCCATCTCACCTTCACTCCTTAAGAGATGGGGCCTGGGTCTTAGTTCTTTTCTGACCCTCCTTGATCTCTCTGAGTTACCATTACTTCCTTTACTAAATaggggataataataacaactgtcTGAGAAGATCTCTAGCTCGCTAGAAACTCTGGTCAATCTCTGttttaatagtaataacaacaacaaaagccattTGTTGAGGGCTTACTCTGTGCCAAACACCTCACTAACTGCTTTATATTCATTGTCCTATggaatcctcaaaacaatcccaTGCATGTGATACCtcataaagaataaattattaataaattataaacaaacattcccattttgctgatggggcaggaggggagggggaaggctcagagaggctaagaaacttgcccagagtcacacagtaGCAGAAGCAAAAACCCAACCCTAAGTACTTAACCACCATACCAAACTCCCTAATGTATTTACCTGGTAAACTGGGACTCTGTGGTTTGGAGGTTTACTTTTAAAGAGGTCCACAGCAGTTCTGGAGGTGCCGTCCAGACCCCACTCTGACTTCCAGGCTGCACTGACCAGGATCATCCTATTCTCAGACCCCAAGGACCCGAGACGTCAGCATGTTCATCCCCAGCCTCAGGCCCAGCCTGTCTTCAGGTCTGTTCCTCTTCTCAGGAGGCAGACCCAGACCACTATAAGGGAAGTTAAGGCCAGAAATGGACCCATGCCCACAAGGGCCCTCCCCTGTCTTTGTCTTCCTCCCTCCTGAGAAGCTGATGGAATCTAGAACTTTGACCCTGCCCTGTGGACCCAGCAGTGACTCAGGTTTTATGAGGGGCAGAGATGAAAAGGCTGAGGTTCAGGGTAGCCTGACCTGACCCAATGGCTATGACAATATGTGATCTGGCCCAGGACAATCTCTGAGTGGCCCCAGAAAAGCTTTGTgaatggggaaggtggggggctgagATGGAGCCCCAATTCCTTCCCTGGGTCAGAATTCCAGAGAGCAGGACACAATCAAACACCTAAGACCCTGGACTGTAGCCCTTCACTGAGGCTCCGACCCTCTCCCCTGTCCTCACTAAGGagtcccctttctttcttctgtcctcCTTGTTGGGAATCCCCCCACATGGAACTTCACCCCTGCACTGAGCACCCCTGAGTCTCCTCTCCATTTCTGAATAGCAATAATAACAACGACTATTCTCTGAGATTCCCTGTCCCTGAGGGCACTAACAGTAAGAGGCAAAGCCCGAGTTctaagtcatttattcattcattcactcattcattcattcaatgttaATTGTGTTAGGTGATGCCCTATGCCCTGGTTAGGTTCATCCAAAGCCAGCTTTCCCATGAAGGTGGTATCCGAGGAGTCCAGAGGTCAAAGAATTAGACATACAAACAGGAACCACATTTGGAAGACCCCATAGGCTTTGGCAAAGCAACAGGAGAGCAGCTTCAAAGGAAGCTGTTGATAATCGATCAGATATTGTCAGTTACCTCCCAACAATCAGAATTCAGTGCCTCTCTCAACCAACCCTATCCCTGGACAACACCCCTGATAGTTACTCATGCCACACACATGTGGTCATTCACTTCTGCCTGCATACCTCTAGGGACAGGGAGGTCACCATTTGACAGTTGACCTGTCTAATACCTGCACAGTCATGACTGCTAGAATGTTCTTCAAATGTGCTGGAATCTGTCCGCCTATCGCTCCCTCTTTTTGTCCTTGCTCTGAAGACACACCCCAGTGACCCAGGTGCCTTTCCTAGGCCAGCAGAAGTACCCATTCTCAGTGCCCTCTCTTCTCCAGGGCCCCAAATCAGAAGGTGATTTGTTGGCAAGGTAACCTGTGACCTCCAAACAAGGtgtgtggggctgggaagggagaggcTGAGGAAGGGGCGGGGGGAGTGTGGGAAAGAGCTTTGTCTAACCCAACAAGTCCTGGATTCTCCCCGCTTACCAGTGAGTCACCCCCAAACTAGGCCAAACCAGTCCACAGGCCCACAGGCCCGAAAACACATGCTGCGTCATACGGGCACACACTGACACAGGGACGATAGCAGCACAGACCCACAGGTTCGCACAAgcataaaaacacacagacacttaGATAGACTTCGCAGTCAGACATAAACACACAGAGTCAAAGTTACAAACACTCAGAGACACAGCGACACACAAGTCACACATACAGAGACGCAATGACACAAACACACATTCACAATACATGCATACAGTCAATTCACAGCCCCAAGCCCTCCTCCCCTTGAAATTCACTTATACTTGAACATAGACGCACACCAAGAAATGCATACACTTTCCTACTTGCAGACCCATCTCCGTCTCGCCTCCCACTCCCTATATTTTCCAATTCCGGTCTAGGAATCCCAGGGACACAGAAGGATGACGTCCCTGGAGGTCCACTTCCTCCTCTTTAAGTGAGTCCTCGCCTCCCGCCCCCTGCCCAAGTCTGTCATTATTCACCTGGGCCCAAAATAGCCAGGGAGTAGCAGGTAGGTCCCCAGCACCCCCCCTCCCTCCAGCTAAACCTACTGCTGCTTCTGCCCCCTCTCGAGGCCTGCCTCTTCCCGCACCGCCCCTCTCTCTGCAGCCCTTCTCCTCCAGCTAGGGCACCCAGGCGGGTCTCTGAGCCAGCTGGGGTTCCATATCGCCCTCTTCCTCACCACAGGACCAGGTACGCTGACCCCTGCCCGGAGGCCTGGGCATCCTTGATGCTGCTTCTGCTAGCACAATGCTGCCAAATCCATCTCAACACGGTCTCAGAAAACCCTGGAGTCCGCACAGCAACCACACTCAACCTTCCACTGTGTGCATAGAGCCAACGAACAAGGCCTCTGTGAGAGGCAGGATAGGTACGTGGTTAGAGCACAGGCATCCGCGTTCCAATTCTGGCCccttgactttgggcaagtgatataacctctctgaaccttagtttcctcattgtaaTTGGGGCGTGGGGGTGCAGAGCAGGATTAGTCCTACTCCATGGGTCTTTTGTGAGCATTAAATAGGATTATGTTTAGAAAACAAACCATAAATGacagccaccaccaccattaGGAACTTTTCAGAGCCCCATTTGAGGCCCAGTACCCCTACCTGGTGGTCCTAGAGAGGTCTCCTATTCACTCCCTCCTCAGTGAATTTTAAGGGACCCACCCTTTCACCTCTGAGCCTACCAGGCAGATTTAGGAGACTCATttcaacacaaataaaaaccaagtcTCGGGAATCTTGGCGCCTGTTCCTGTGGCTGCTGACACAGAACGAGATGGGGTAATTATTACTGCAATTGAGGCATTATTAATAAGCATCCCTGCTATTTTGGCAGCCCAACGCTAGAGTTCAAAGCATGATACTGTAACCACCTCATCTCCAGCTACCAAATCTACTCAACTcaagacccagagaggttaaacaacttgccccaGGACACCCAGCACTTTAGCTGGGTGCCTATTCTCAGATGAGCGAGGTCTCTGTTCTCCTGAACAGAACCAGGGAGTGGTGGGTATTGCCGAGGAGAAGAGGACCTCTCCCCCATCCTCTCCATGAGAGGATCTTCCCCTCCTTCGGTAGACAGGGGGAGAGAACAGCAATGGGTTCCACGAGGTAGGCggtgggtgaggggagggagaggagggcaagttgggtggggaggagatggCAGAGTCAATTCATGCTCAGGGAGCTGAATGAATGGGCCTAGAGTTGAAGAAGTCTGGAGACAAGGCAGAGACCCCAGAGAGGGCAGCCAGGACAGTTTTCCTCCCACCGTCTCCCCACATGAGAACGGACCTGTACTCACCGTCTGTGTGGGAACCCAGGTGTCCAGGGGGTCTGAAGCTCCTGCCGCTGGGCTGTGCTCTCCTGATGGGGCGCTCTTAGCCAGGGCTCCTGGGGCGGTTCAGTCATGCACCCTGTGATGGGGTGGGGCCCATCGGAAGCATTCTGCCAGCCCCTGGATTCCTCAGGGCAGAAGGGGTGGAGAGCTGGTTGGGCCGGTTTGGgctcctcaccctcctccccaggtGCCTGCCCACACCCTTGCAGGATGACAGTGATGTTGTAGCGGGTCTTCCTGGCAGAGGAACGCTCAGGTAGGATCTGAGCTGGCTCTGGCAGGACTGGCTCTGGGGTGGCAGGCTCGCCCTTTGCCCCCTCTGCCATGGGGAAGGATGCTGGGTGGGGCAACGTGTCTTCCAGGTTGCAATGTGGCTTAGGATTCAAAGGGACCTTTCGGGCTATGTATGGGGGTTGCAGGCAAGCACTGTCTGGGGTCTCCTGTTCCAAACGTCCAGGAGCTGGCACCGGGCATGAGGGGTGCCTGGCACCAGCAGACTCTGCTGCCAGTGCTGGGCTCTGCAACCCCTCAGAGGCATAGTTGGTCATGTCGGAGGCGCTGCCCACGGCTGGCCTCTGTAGGCGCCCCAGAGGCTGAGTGAGCCCCACCGAGCTgtgtcgtcgtcgtcgtcgtcgctTCCAAAGCCAGGAACCACGGCTCCCTTCCCGAAGGTCCCATTCTGAGCAGCTCTGGGCTTGGGTCTGAGGGAAAGCAGACGCAAGAGCCTGGTGACAGCatcttccctctgccctcccttaACTGCTCTCTTTGGTACAGGAGAAGCTGAACAGAGCTCTGACATCAAGCAGAGCTGCCTAAGGAGAGGCTGCCAGGGCCAGGAGAGCTGGACAAAGGGGTAGAGTTCCAGGAAGACCCTTCAGCATGTAACTCACCCcctcccattctacagatgaggaaagtaaggccCAGAGAGGACACTGACATGACTAAAGTCACGTGTGAGGGCCCAACTCTCAAGCCAACCGCTGCTTTCCCAGGCGTCCGCAGGTCTCCAGTCCTTTGGAACCAGCTGCCCTGGGGATTAGGGGCCGCATGGGCATGCCTGCCACAGGTGCTCATAGCCTCTGTCTGTTCCAGGCTTCCGGAGAGCCTGAAGCCACCTCCCCAGTACCCTCCCACCTGAGATTCCCAGGCACACCTGGGAGGAGTTACCTGGGCATGGAGATGTACCTGGGACATGAGGGAGCCAGGGAAGAGGGTTCCCCTGAAAATGGGATAAACCTGACCTCTGTCAAGCTAGGCTTGGAGCCAACCAAGCCTAGCTGTGGGAGTGAGGGGAGAGGGCCCAGGATCCCAGACCCATATGGACACTGCCCCCCCACACCACCAGTTTTCAGGGATGGGCTTATGTTCTTGGCAACCGAGGAGCCAAGTCTGGGGTCAAACTTCCTCCTAGGCCCTTGATCCCAAATCCCTCAATTTACTCATCTATGAAATAGATGCAGCCTCTCATTCTCCGGG
The Rhinolophus ferrumequinum isolate MPI-CBG mRhiFer1 chromosome 9, mRhiFer1_v1.p, whole genome shotgun sequence genome window above contains:
- the CRYBG2 gene encoding beta/gamma crystallin domain-containing protein 2 produces the protein MAEGAKGEPATPEPVLPEPAQILPERSSARKTRYNITVILQGCGQAPGEEGEEPKPAQPALHPFCPEESRGWQNASDGPHPITGCMTEPPQEPWLRAPHQESTAQRQELQTPWTPGFPHRRELGRSEPRTLQDRLLEPHMEEAGGPPARAEARVVSARLTWRQRPPAQEEIRHHFHKVSLVSETPMEAPQEEIFGYRHHGEEVNGFAAREEETMNHQGPQDGADSNSFQSHGPIFSKKYTLPSKEKRLVRRLKEAVDQVDGSPQDPRTEPPSLGATARTEFLVPLPGPREPSPHPGVSFEERRVTRSVRTTVVMGGHVNRRVSSSVTLGPVLPGEALPRGRSTVRTVRTVLVGPKVEGSPSRSQALELLSSLIPAERNPPANQLPRPMAAVPRSPGLDRTGGTALGQLSEMGTTEPEDRSALAPAGIPEGAHPPENHDVSAAHADQDHGRAWDARAHEVPRVQEASSPTQFPLQTHTTSLGLVQPPEQPMVPTHSRTQLTLDLRASKALPSVEREGLTDPPAATIMPMVRSEVVTVPELPLAPSSARRKADPSPGNLPTPSSPKNKVVQDSENVPTFSLTQKEIVQALGIPADPSLTQKEGVQGPSDPAASSPKTTKGVQSPEGRPDTPKEAVQAIEGSLAPSLTKEESVQGLTAPATPPPKNDKVFQDFDESPFSSPTQKEVLQGPGASAIPFSTQKVVVQDPAVLPVLSSSVSPVPPSPGGPPAPVPMGTEPSLESQLVPDSTKGKVLPEPLREEEEEMALAADLEIFLDTLRSMETPEILRTHRLPRAPRSSYLTVYATLPPIEEDQPGPWVLGPSPQEVPALEEKEEEEVEEEPPENPYLSEDEKLQRRQEKASPSPSWDSRPARPPQATCSPMEMMKKHVTEAKGSHAEPGPEWQPSNRPTSRLGGSLLFGGLEPLGTKLSALPPHGAPGVRKVPGQLPLLCSERPLPEKPACAGPLEGWSPALKTQGKLNTRPGKIILFSEPGCQGSSREVWDDIADASGWAHVASIRVVRGCWVMYGEPEFRGRKLVLPEGDVELGASEPGWSTQGIGSLRRVVQDYVTPEIRLYSEEGLKGEQVKLTEALKDPQSLERPLQVASATVSAGLWLLYPKPFFEDTPCILEPGEYPTSEAWSTSNSSVGSLKPLRLGCPRVEKPGEPKAVVYEAPDFQGRSWEVSGDIYNLQQPEDSHSPHLASVGSLRVLGGCWVGYEKEGFRGHQYLLEEGEYADWSHWGGYDEALTSLRVIRTDFADPAVVLFEAMDFEGHRVEVSEALPDVELARHGPHTQAIHVLSGVWVAYQEVGFSGEQYVLEKGVYRNCYDWGAGNSILASLQPILQVGEHSLHFVSKIQLFSGPDFMGDHISFEDDQTSLPASFQPQSCRVHGGSWILFDEKNFEGEQHILSEGEFPTLTAMGCLVSTVLGSLRKIPLHFSEPSIFLYGLECFEGKEIELNKEVRSLQAEGFNNHVLSVRIQGGTWVLCEHSDFRGRQWLVGSCEITNWLTYSGTQRVGSLYPIKQRRAYFRLWNAALGGFLAVPDHVEDMKAGRVVVSEPGAGGSCIWYYEDGLLKNQVAPTMSLQVIGPPSSGSKVVLWAESRLPRQTWSINESGHICNQMFEGRILDVKGGRGYDRDHAVLWELAEDRASQIWTVHVL